The DNA segment gtcacattgcacttgaaaataagtgcattatttttaaatatcttttgatattcatCTCTAACCTAATTCTACAGTGATAAGAGAATAGACTCTGTATGATTCCAACACCTTTAGATCATCAAATTTTTGCACCTAAAGTtttgtccctggatatgttccagtgtctcctagtttgtAGTCTAtgagaacttgaatagaatttgtatcctactgttgtgtgaaaattatgggcatccctggtggctcagacagtaaagaatatgcctacaattcaggagacctgggtttgatcccctggttggggaaaactgtataaatcttaattatattgaattggttcacagtgcttttcaggtctactatgtccttctacttctctgtatattcattctattaggttttgagagtttgatattgaaactccaactaaaaatcttagctatttttttaaaaattgtaatatatagtgaaactatatgtaactttgttcagtattttccaagtctcctgtaaatgtgttatcatattttcataatttaaaaaaatgacattgaTAAATGGCATACAATGGCAGGAAGCTAAAACAGTTAAATTAGAACTCAAGACTAgctcttttgattccacatattgtGATCTCTAATCTAACATAAATCTTTTCTTCATACTTAGTTAaagatctgtaaaatgaaaacgtAAGtactatatttatttaaaaatataagtggaCTGCCATGATTCatacccatgttgttcaaggatcgACTCTGTAAGGAAAGAGAACAGAACAATGCCTTCTGGAAACTGCTGTAGAAAGAAGAAATTTCAGTCCTCTTCCTAATTTTTCTCTAAAGAACAGTGACCATAAATGGCCACAGGGAATCACAGCAGCATTAAGGAGTTCATCCTCCTCGGGCTATCTACCGACACCCACATCCAGGTTCTGCTCTTTGTCCTGTTCCTGATGATTTACCTTCTGACTCTTCTGGGGAACCTGCTGATAATACTTGTGACCCATACAGATTCTACCCTCCATACACCCATGTACTTCTTCTTGAGCCATCTCTCCTTCCAAGACCTCTTCTATTCTTCAGTCACTGTACCCAAGATGCTTGAGAACCTCCTGTCTCAGAGGAAAGTCATCTCAGTAGAGGGATGCATGGCTCAGGTCTTCTTTGTGTTTGCCACCACCGGGATTGAGGCTTGCCTGCTCtcagtgatggcctatgaccgctatgctGCCATCTGCCACCCTCTGCTCTACAGACAGGTGATGAGGAAACAGCTGTGTGTGAGGTTGGTGTGGGGCTCCTGGGTCGTGGCCTTTCTGGATGCACTCATCAACATTCTCCTGGCTTTGGATTTGGACTTCTGCGAGGTTCAAACCATCCACCACTACTCCTGTGAGTTGCCTTCCCTCTTCCCCCTCTCCTGCTCTGATGTCTCCACCAATGCTGCAATGCTGctctcctctgccctcctgcATGCCATTGGGACCTGCCTCCTGATCTTCTTCTCTTACACCCGCATTGTCTCCACCATCCTGAGCATTAGCTCCACCACAGGCAGAAGcaaggccttctccacctgctcctcccacctcacTGCAGTGATCCTGTTCTATGGCTCAGCCATTCTTCGTTATCTCATGCCAACCTCAGGTTTGCCTCTGGAGTTGATCCTTTCCATACAGTACAGTGTAATCACCCCCCTGGTGAATCCTCTCATCTACAGCTTGAAGAACAAAGAGGTGAAAGCAGCTCTGAGAAGAACgattctaaaatatttacagtgTCTCAGACAGCATGGAAGAGATAGACCATGAAGGGAATGCAGAAGAGAACTGCAAGAAATCTAAAGATTGACATTAAGAAGTTCCTGATTTTCCTATTGTCACACGTAGCACTGTGCATTGCTGATTCTCCCTTCTTAAAATTATCAAGGTAAAGTGTAGGAGTTATTTTCCTTGCCATGGCTCAGAATCAATCCTACTCAAAGACAGAACATATGTCTGAGAAAAACCTTTTTCCTAGATTTAGTTAATGACAAGTCTCTTTATGAGTCACATTTTTGAAAACCATTCAAATTAGGATAAACCCTGAAATATTTTTTGTTCTCAACTTTGTGTTTGAATTGATGTGTCTGGGGGGAAGTTTTTTCCTAGGAATAAAAAATCCTGAAcctctgaaaaaggaaaaacatagacTTGGGCTTTATGGGGTGGAGCACAAGCCCATTATGGGGTAGTGCCTCCAGAGACAGGCATAAGTAGATAAATATGATCAACAGATGGGAGTTGCAATTTGCCAGGTATGCTCGGTGCAtgctcattcagtcatgtcccattctctgcaaccctatggagtatagcccgccaggttcctctgtccaggcaagaatactggagtgggttgccatttcctcctccaaagcatcttccagacccaagtttcaaaccccagtctcctgtgtcaTCTGAACTGcaggcaagattctttaccactgagccaccagggaaggtataCTTGTTCTCTACTGCAGCCATAATAAATTATCAaaaatttatcaaattaaaaTAACACCCATTAATACCATACAGTTCTCTAGGTCAAAAATGTCAATGGATTCCACTGGGTTCTCTGTTTATCTTCTTacaaggctgaaatcaaggtgttggctgggCTGGGCTCTTACCTAGaagctccagggaagaatatgcTTCCAAGTTCATTCAGGTACTTAGCAGAGTTCAGTTCCTTGAAACTGTAGGTTTAAGGTCACCAAATCCTCGCTGCCTGTGGGATGAGGATTGCTTTCAATTTCAGAAGTCTCTTCACTTCTTACGTGGCAATCCCCATTTTCAAAACAGCCAGCATATATGGAGTACTTATGTGATGAACCGCTCTCCTTGCCTCTCTTCTACGCCTGGAAATAATACTCTGCTTCAAAGGGGCTCCTGGGATGAGATTGGGACCACCTGTATAATCTTGTATTTtagttttctcatattttaagatCAACTAATCTGGGACTTAAATTACATCTACAAAATCCCTTTACAGCAGTTTCTAAATTAGTGTTTGATAACCAGAGAATGAGAACTTTGAGGGGCTATCTTTAGAATTCTTCCTTTCACACTActacatttataaatatgatacttctctttttttgaattggaaaaagatatatttaaatatatataaggaCAATTCACTGAAGGAGAAATGCAAATATTATAAGCCAGTAATATAAACATAGATGGCCAActtcagaaggaaatggaaaaatgtgaaataaaatgccACTTCATATTTATCAGACTGGCAAAAATGTTAAAGTCTGAGAACATATGATAAGGAGATTGGGCAATAAGTATGTCAGCACAATAAGTATGGAGAATAATTTGTTTATGCCAATAATGATTTTGATATACATGTCCTACTACTAGTTATTTTGCTCCCAAGTACACACCCTAGACAACTGACTACCTACCCAACTTCACAAGGAGACATGTTGCAGCCATTTAAATGGTGCATCTCCACCACTCTGATTGTTTTCATGGACTATTGAGGAGTATTACCACAAAAGACCACCACCTGTATCATTTTGATCACCATCCCCAAAGTAGACTTCCTTTGCATAAGTTCCCAAAGTACTAAGTACAGTAAGGGAGACAAACACAGTCCGTACCTATGAGGGCATGAAATTtggtgctcacacacacacacatacaaacatactaCAGAAATACAGCACAAAAGGCATTAAAGTTGTACTGATGTGGAGAGAAGGAATGATGAGAGATGTGGAAAGGGAAATGGTTCAATAAGAGCAAATAGTGTTAAAAAAACATCAGAGAAGGAATCAGTCTAGAGAGGGAGATGATTAAACAACGGTCAAAAGCAGAACTTCTGTCTGTCCTAGAATAAGTATGGATCTAAGAAATTCATTGCATCAATGCTTGGGACTGATAATGAAGAAAAACTTTTGTTCTGGACTTTACAATGAagcaaaatatagaaatatgCTCCTACACAAATCCTGTGGTAACTTCTTTCAAATTAGGGTGGGAGGGCTTAAGAGCATCAGGAATCCTtttagtctttctctttctccatgtctcccactttgtgtctctgtgcccACCCAGGACCCTCAATTTACCTTTGTAACACAGAAGAAACTTTGTATTCCATTACAAGTTAATCATTAAAGGGATGTTGCCTATAAGCTTAATTATACATAATGATCCATCACTAGGAACCCTGCCTCCCAAGTAATGAtgagcattaagctaaaatacctttgtttagctcacaggaaaTATCCTGACCAGACCCATCTGTGAATGACTGCAgggaagaagaaattaacacatccactCAGGAAGCTAACTGGAACAAGGAAATATTTGACTTGACTCCCTGACTTTGTGGTATAAATGAAACCTGAATTCTTTTAATAACTCAgggaagatggttctttgggacacaagcccaccatcttcttggtctgctggcCTTCCAAATAAAGTTGTTATTCCTTGTCTCAGCAATtcatctctcaatttattggcCGGTCATGTGGCAAGGAGTGCGAGCTCAGACCCAGTAACAAATTCTGCAGAAGTCCTTCGACTTTTCACCTAAAAGATCGTTGCCTAAAAGCCCTTTTGCCAGTTATCAATTATTCTTGCAAAACACTTTTTCTACAGACTTTAGATTTTCACACAAAGTAATTATGTTTCAGCCCACTTTAACATTTTGtttcactttcaatctatgtCCCTGTTTTGCTTCTTTGGGGGGACTTTGGCCAATTTATCTTACTTGTATTGGCATATTTTAACAAGTTTCATCAAACAAGTAATATTCATTTGTGATTCACTAAATCTTTTTGAAGATCCTTATGTTTTGCTATTTTTAACATTTCACTTTATATGAAACAAAATGCCTACTCAATATTTGTTGCTATGTCTTTGCTAAATTTTT comes from the Bubalus kerabau isolate K-KA32 ecotype Philippines breed swamp buffalo chromosome 1, PCC_UOA_SB_1v2, whole genome shotgun sequence genome and includes:
- the LOC129653030 gene encoding olfactory receptor 8S1-like, with the translated sequence MATGNHSSIKEFILLGLSTDTHIQVLLFVLFLMIYLLTLLGNLLIILVTHTDSTLHTPMYFFLSHLSFQDLFYSSVTVPKMLENLLSQRKVISVEGCMAQVFFVFATTGIEACLLSVMAYDRYAAICHPLLYRQVMRKQLCVRLVWGSWVVAFLDALINILLALDLDFCEVQTIHHYSCELPSLFPLSCSDVSTNAAMLLSSALLHAIGTCLLIFFSYTRIVSTILSISSTTGRSKAFSTCSSHLTAVILFYGSAILRYLMPTSGLPLELILSIQYSVITPLVNPLIYSLKNKEVKAALRRTILKYLQCLRQHGRDRP